In Victivallis lenta, the following proteins share a genomic window:
- a CDS encoding beta strand repeat-containing protein codes for MLNITKKHLFGDQIGIIENRNEDIFISDSAERRRYFLVDFDGGSGLEFRNEFLSLSDIRMDSAGFSEEEQAYIIASLNELCADDNVVFAISLPEDMGNRSIIYVGSTDAFDGYGTFPGIAETIGNGNRIANDNAYVLTDNITGGIEQVISVIAHEAGHLLGESHANPAGDIHDYAAPYEFVVSPGAAWMITVDRPVGETRLVFSAASGYGDNALTIQKAVLAAPVGGTVYVFPDIQQIRIGGNAGGGDVDASAVAGIRFSSQTRQITIGSSILNTVYVEVNGSVHPSLTVTNYAKIKTLYGGQGIGDEAGFILAGGEVATAFGGGSGASDIGTVNLHVTGGTHGTVYLGGDGSSGNARVGVTQAVCYWVSGQAVTLSGCLFGGGRGAGSTVWNEAAYDVSEADSYMAGTSINISTGTYGNVFGGGDDGAVVEKNTLVRFSYAKAVGSVYGGGRNGAIIGGDTYVIVSGVSGSYAGVGSIYGGGSNATVDGNAKIGLYNTGTFETIVYGGGEGTADLVKGGTSLIIGASADGSTTIVGKVFGGGRNGATVGGDTYVYTYRNSNIIGELYLGGDAATVKGGTRFDQEVGTHLSGTAVYGGGYNGAVHGGTALSLKGAVTGTVYGGGNGSAANVGKGTNVFLNGGTMNGDVYGGGADGAAVNGGTLVSASLASVAGTVYGGGRDGAAVNGGTVVRVRAGNIGGDIYGGGNHAKVTGSTLLDLGGAIVMPDTVSFHGGGRNGEVDGKAVVSLGNIAQLKADVYGGGNGAGALVGSGTELSVAGTAVSGDIYGGGRNGATVNGGTQIAVSAADIRGNVYGGGRDGAAVNGGTQILLQSGTLSGSFYGGGNAADVQGNTFVSAYWAIMSGAFYGGGNNGTVTGNASVEITAGVSGNWGGFEGEIYGGGNNGGVTGDTAVTLGHGDYLGNIYGGGNGAGGTVGGGTLVQLSGGTPKVTGDIYGGGNGGAAVTGSAAVGLSNGNAVIAGDVYGGGRNSVVSGGTMVNAAGGTAGGIHGGGSGSAASVMNGAEVKVGGNLRASAVFGGGAAGAVVEGGAKVTIAGGTPTADIYGGGNAADVRGDTVVSANWTQLAGSVYGGGRNGDVTGNAEVWILAGDSGNWGGVTGDVYGGGNGGAVAGRTEITLGHGDYLGNIFGGGTGAGGTVGSGTLFHFTSDGTVRISGHIYGGGDNGAVVSNGAVVDLNNKNAVVNGDVYGGGRNAAVDGGTTVRISGGTVTNVYGGGRGGQVNGDAVLLIAGGNITGEAFAGGSGGLVTGNTRLVLNTSVDGDIYGGGKNGNVAGNAAVEVNANFRGDIYGGGCSGAVFGRIVITIAAGCDAAGAFIYAGGTGDVNTATKTGDAITVNINSAVCNQAYNIVLGTCNDASSAGNATVYGDVVLNLQNNGAGAGASSGRIYVGGYRTAAGTTTVTGKATLTIGSVRMSDILFAGGYASGTGAAVVVEGGSELILAGTVNTGFTMLGGWATGSGARSMIGTAENLAGVALTVSGASRLGTITGGGYGVNGGESAVYGNSVITIASTARTGLVYGGGYALGGIAINYGKGLITVTGSADTNFIYGGGYAGANGYSRLTGGTEIQLDGFNRSSVGIFGGGRSTSNGTAVVGTSGMTGKGVTITIDRESSVGTVLGGGHSVGSGSNVVYGGTRIIVNGGSTGFIYGGGYSASSGAGALIYGDTEIIIDGGTVGSVFGAGNADSATGAHAVIYGNTNITVDCSAGAVRCKSIFGGGHGLATVTGDTCITIKGLGDNLTFAAGSFIGGGAPTGQGGGIGGTRFLNLTDFTGTITANFAYFDVVTISGSRVHWSTGQGSYMVGVNTWNFKLAEGETALTWDAGNGGFSGDTFNLDFDTAGFNAATVIAGGSASVIGGWNNSGNTVYFNGVAGEWDLGLNAWVDANRQWKFGLAENNTLSVSKV; via the coding sequence ATGCTGAACATCACAAAAAAACATCTTTTCGGCGACCAGATCGGAATCATTGAAAACAGGAATGAAGATATTTTTATTTCTGATTCTGCGGAACGGCGCCGGTATTTTCTCGTCGATTTCGATGGCGGCAGCGGGCTGGAATTCCGCAATGAATTTCTCTCGCTAAGCGATATCCGCATGGACAGCGCCGGTTTCTCCGAAGAAGAACAGGCATATATCATCGCTTCACTGAACGAACTCTGCGCGGATGACAATGTGGTTTTCGCAATTTCCCTCCCGGAAGACATGGGTAACAGGTCGATCATCTACGTCGGTTCGACCGATGCATTCGATGGGTACGGGACCTTTCCCGGTATCGCGGAGACGATTGGCAATGGCAATCGGATCGCAAACGACAACGCCTATGTCCTGACCGACAATATCACCGGCGGCATCGAGCAGGTCATCTCGGTGATCGCCCACGAGGCCGGTCACCTGCTCGGTGAAAGCCATGCGAATCCGGCCGGTGATATCCACGATTATGCCGCGCCTTACGAATTTGTCGTTTCTCCGGGGGCGGCGTGGATGATCACCGTTGACCGGCCCGTCGGCGAAACGCGGTTGGTGTTTTCCGCCGCGAGCGGTTACGGCGACAATGCCCTCACGATCCAGAAGGCGGTTCTGGCGGCTCCCGTCGGCGGCACGGTTTACGTATTTCCGGATATCCAGCAGATCCGGATCGGCGGAAACGCCGGCGGCGGCGACGTCGATGCATCCGCAGTCGCGGGAATCCGTTTCTCCAGCCAGACCAGGCAGATCACCATCGGCAGTTCGATCCTGAACACCGTTTATGTGGAGGTCAACGGCTCAGTCCATCCGTCGCTGACGGTTACGAATTATGCGAAAATCAAGACGCTGTACGGCGGTCAGGGCATCGGCGATGAGGCCGGTTTCATCCTGGCGGGCGGGGAAGTGGCGACTGCGTTCGGCGGCGGCAGCGGTGCTTCCGATATCGGGACCGTCAATCTGCATGTAACCGGCGGCACGCACGGTACGGTTTATCTCGGCGGCGACGGCTCCTCCGGCAACGCCCGTGTCGGCGTTACGCAGGCGGTCTGCTATTGGGTAAGCGGCCAGGCGGTAACGCTCTCCGGCTGCCTGTTCGGCGGCGGCCGGGGCGCCGGCAGCACGGTCTGGAACGAAGCCGCCTATGACGTCAGCGAAGCCGACAGTTACATGGCCGGAACATCGATCAACATTTCGACCGGAACCTACGGGAATGTTTTCGGCGGCGGTGACGACGGTGCGGTTGTTGAAAAGAACACGCTGGTCCGGTTCTCTTATGCCAAAGCCGTCGGCAGTGTCTACGGCGGCGGGCGCAACGGCGCGATAATCGGAGGAGACACCTATGTCATCGTTTCCGGAGTATCCGGTTCCTACGCCGGTGTCGGCAGCATCTACGGCGGCGGCAGCAATGCCACGGTCGACGGCAATGCGAAGATCGGGCTCTACAATACCGGAACCTTCGAAACCATCGTTTACGGCGGCGGCGAGGGAACGGCCGACCTGGTCAAAGGCGGCACGAGCCTTATCATAGGCGCTTCGGCCGACGGCAGCACCACGATCGTCGGCAAAGTTTTCGGCGGCGGGCGCAATGGCGCGACAGTCGGCGGCGACACGTATGTCTACACGTACCGGAATTCGAATATCATCGGTGAGCTTTATCTGGGCGGTGATGCCGCGACGGTGAAAGGCGGCACCCGGTTCGATCAGGAAGTCGGAACCCATCTCTCCGGGACTGCCGTGTACGGCGGCGGTTATAACGGTGCTGTACACGGGGGAACGGCCCTTTCGCTGAAAGGCGCCGTGACCGGAACCGTCTATGGCGGCGGCAACGGCTCCGCCGCGAATGTCGGCAAAGGGACGAACGTCTTTCTGAATGGCGGAACAATGAACGGCGATGTCTACGGCGGAGGCGCCGACGGTGCGGCTGTGAACGGCGGAACTCTCGTTTCTGCTTCCCTCGCCAGCGTGGCCGGAACCGTTTACGGCGGCGGGCGGGACGGTGCGGCTGTGAACGGCGGCACGGTTGTCCGCGTCAGGGCCGGGAACATCGGCGGCGACATCTACGGCGGCGGCAATCATGCGAAGGTGACGGGCAGCACCCTGCTCGACCTCGGCGGAGCCATCGTGATGCCGGATACGGTTTCATTCCACGGCGGCGGGCGCAATGGCGAGGTCGACGGCAAAGCCGTTGTCTCCCTCGGGAATATTGCGCAATTAAAGGCGGATGTCTACGGCGGCGGCAACGGGGCAGGAGCGCTGGTCGGCAGCGGCACGGAACTTTCCGTCGCCGGAACCGCGGTGTCCGGCGATATTTACGGCGGCGGGCGCAACGGCGCGACGGTGAACGGCGGCACGCAGATTGCCGTTTCGGCCGCCGATATCCGGGGGAATGTCTACGGCGGCGGGCGGGACGGTGCGGCTGTGAACGGCGGTACGCAGATTCTGCTGCAGAGCGGAACGCTCTCCGGCAGCTTTTACGGCGGCGGCAACGCGGCGGATGTGCAGGGCAATACGTTCGTGTCGGCTTATTGGGCGATCATGTCCGGCGCGTTTTACGGCGGCGGCAACAACGGAACAGTTACCGGGAATGCGTCAGTCGAAATCACTGCGGGCGTTTCCGGCAACTGGGGCGGCTTCGAAGGCGAAATCTACGGCGGCGGCAACAACGGCGGCGTAACCGGCGATACGGCGGTTACGCTCGGACACGGTGATTATCTCGGCAATATCTACGGTGGCGGCAACGGCGCCGGCGGGACGGTCGGCGGCGGGACGCTGGTTCAGTTGTCGGGGGGGACGCCGAAGGTGACCGGCGATATTTACGGCGGCGGCAACGGCGGAGCGGCCGTGACCGGGAGCGCCGCGGTCGGGTTGAGCAACGGCAACGCGGTGATTGCCGGCGATGTTTACGGCGGCGGCCGGAATTCGGTCGTGAGCGGCGGCACGATGGTGAATGCCGCAGGCGGAACCGCCGGCGGCATTCACGGCGGCGGTTCCGGTTCGGCGGCCTCCGTCATGAACGGCGCCGAGGTGAAGGTCGGCGGCAACCTGCGCGCGAGCGCCGTATTCGGCGGCGGCGCGGCGGGTGCGGTGGTCGAGGGCGGTGCGAAGGTGACCATTGCAGGCGGTACGCCGACCGCGGATATTTACGGCGGCGGCAATGCGGCGGACGTACGGGGGGACACGGTCGTTTCGGCCAACTGGACGCAGCTTGCCGGCAGCGTCTACGGCGGCGGGCGCAACGGCGATGTGACCGGCAACGCGGAAGTGTGGATTCTGGCCGGCGACTCCGGCAACTGGGGCGGAGTCACGGGTGACGTTTACGGCGGCGGCAACGGCGGAGCAGTGGCCGGCAGGACGGAAATTACGCTCGGACACGGCGATTACCTCGGCAATATCTTCGGCGGCGGCACCGGGGCCGGAGGAACGGTCGGCAGCGGAACGCTGTTTCATTTCACCTCGGATGGGACGGTCCGGATTTCGGGACACATCTACGGCGGCGGTGACAACGGCGCAGTCGTGTCGAACGGCGCCGTGGTCGATCTGAACAACAAAAATGCTGTGGTCAACGGCGATGTTTACGGCGGCGGCCGGAATGCGGCGGTCGACGGCGGCACGACAGTCCGGATCTCCGGCGGAACCGTGACGAACGTCTACGGCGGCGGCAGGGGCGGGCAGGTCAACGGCGACGCCGTGCTCCTGATCGCCGGCGGAAACATCACCGGAGAAGCATTCGCCGGCGGCAGCGGCGGCCTGGTGACGGGCAACACCCGGCTGGTGCTCAATACGTCGGTCGACGGCGACATCTACGGCGGCGGAAAAAACGGCAATGTGGCCGGCAACGCCGCTGTCGAGGTCAACGCGAACTTCAGGGGCGATATCTACGGAGGCGGCTGCAGCGGTGCGGTGTTCGGCCGAATCGTCATCACGATCGCGGCCGGCTGCGATGCGGCGGGTGCATTCATCTACGCCGGCGGCACCGGGGATGTCAACACGGCGACGAAAACCGGGGACGCGATCACGGTCAACATCAATTCCGCGGTCTGCAACCAGGCATATAACATCGTGCTCGGCACCTGCAACGACGCCTCCAGCGCCGGAAACGCGACGGTTTACGGCGACGTGGTGCTGAATCTGCAGAACAACGGCGCCGGGGCGGGAGCTTCGTCGGGCCGGATCTACGTCGGCGGTTACCGCACGGCGGCGGGAACCACCACGGTTACCGGCAAGGCGACCCTCACGATCGGCAGTGTCAGAATGTCTGATATCCTTTTCGCCGGCGGATATGCATCCGGGACCGGAGCTGCCGTTGTTGTTGAAGGCGGTTCTGAATTGATCCTGGCCGGAACGGTCAACACCGGTTTCACGATGCTCGGCGGTTGGGCGACCGGCAGCGGAGCGCGTTCCATGATCGGAACGGCGGAAAATCTCGCCGGTGTCGCGCTGACGGTTTCGGGAGCGAGCCGGCTCGGCACCATCACCGGCGGCGGATATGGCGTCAACGGGGGCGAATCCGCGGTATATGGAAATTCCGTCATCACCATTGCCTCCACCGCCAGAACCGGTCTGGTTTACGGCGGGGGATATGCTCTTGGCGGTATTGCGATCAATTATGGAAAGGGTTTAATTACAGTAACCGGCAGTGCCGATACAAACTTTATTTATGGCGGCGGTTATGCCGGCGCGAACGGATATTCCAGGTTAACCGGAGGAACTGAAATTCAGTTGGACGGTTTTAATCGCAGCAGCGTTGGAATTTTCGGTGGCGGCCGCAGTACGTCAAACGGTACGGCTGTTGTTGGGACTTCCGGTATGACGGGAAAAGGTGTAACGATTACGATTGATCGTGAAAGTTCTGTCGGTACGGTTTTGGGTGGCGGGCACAGCGTTGGCAGCGGAAGCAATGTTGTTTACGGCGGAACGCGAATCATTGTCAATGGAGGAAGCACGGGTTTTATCTATGGCGGAGGCTATTCCGCTTCCTCCGGAGCCGGAGCGCTTATCTACGGAGATACGGAAATCATCATTGATGGCGGAACGGTCGGGTCCGTTTTCGGTGCCGGTAATGCTGATTCTGCGACAGGCGCTCATGCAGTTATTTACGGTAATACCAATATCACGGTGGATTGTTCCGCCGGCGCAGTCCGCTGCAAATCTATCTTCGGCGGCGGCCATGGTCTCGCCACTGTTACCGGTGATACCTGCATTACAATCAAAGGGTTGGGCGATAATCTGACTTTCGCTGCCGGCTCATTTATTGGTGGCGGTGCGCCAACCGGACAGGGCGGCGGCATCGGCGGAACCCGGTTCCTGAACCTGACCGATTTCACCGGGACCATTACAGCCAACTTCGCCTACTTTGATGTGGTGACGATTTCCGGCAGCCGGGTGCATTGGAGCACCGGTCAGGGCAGTTACATGGTCGGGGTGAACACGTGGAACTTCAAACTGGCGGAAGGCGAAACGGCGTTGACGTGGGATGCCGGAAACGGCGGTTTCTCCGGTGATACCTTCAACCTCGATTTCGATACGGCCGGCTTCAATGCCGCGACGGTGATCGCGGGCGGCAGCGCCTCGGTCATCGGCGGATGGAACAACAGCGGAAACACCGTTTACTTCAACGGGGTCGCCGGGGAGTGGGACCTGGGGCTCAACGCCTGGGTGGATGCGAACCGGCAGTGGAAATTCGGCCTCGCCGAGAACAATACGCTCTCCGTCAGCAAAGTATGA
- a CDS encoding radical SAM protein, with the protein MQPLSAPYYAEAALTARCNLHCGYCYFRNSACETPEELTTGEWLDVFAEFGQMKMLKVILSGGEVLLREDLPQLIEGVCRNNMRFSLLSNGYFFEDRHAVMLKESGRCNSVQISVDGVEEVHDAIRGRGSFARAVRAIGILREHGLRAQVRITIGKHNLGTLMETVRCLLEETGIPAVSANWAQHFSSKESDDDSGHLLSMREQLQSMVEVKRVHAAFPERFLVKKAAFTNVANRWKDILDRRELTGASLLRCPAQLERISIRADGAITPCNHISHMVLGWAGKDRIIDVWRNSPVLLEMREHDCDPAETFPVCAECGYNRYCRPAGACFDHCGRATPYCLKKYQEAAPDFDFERLEWK; encoded by the coding sequence ATGCAGCCTCTTTCCGCTCCATATTATGCCGAGGCGGCGTTGACTGCGAGATGCAATCTGCATTGCGGTTACTGCTATTTTCGGAACAGCGCCTGTGAGACTCCGGAGGAGTTGACCACCGGCGAGTGGCTCGATGTCTTTGCCGAATTCGGGCAGATGAAGATGCTCAAGGTGATTCTTTCCGGCGGCGAGGTGCTGCTCCGGGAAGATCTGCCGCAGTTGATCGAGGGAGTGTGCCGCAACAATATGCGGTTTTCGCTGCTCAGCAACGGCTACTTTTTCGAGGACAGACATGCCGTCATGTTGAAGGAGTCCGGCCGCTGCAACAGCGTCCAGATTTCGGTGGACGGGGTGGAGGAGGTGCATGACGCGATTCGCGGCAGAGGTTCGTTCGCCCGGGCCGTCCGGGCGATCGGCATCCTCCGGGAGCACGGGCTTCGGGCACAGGTGCGGATCACCATCGGGAAGCACAATCTCGGAACCCTGATGGAGACCGTCCGCTGCCTGCTCGAAGAGACCGGCATCCCTGCGGTCTCCGCCAACTGGGCGCAGCACTTCAGCAGCAAGGAGAGTGACGACGACAGCGGGCATCTGCTCTCCATGCGGGAACAGCTGCAGTCGATGGTCGAGGTCAAGCGGGTTCACGCGGCCTTTCCGGAGCGGTTCCTCGTGAAGAAGGCTGCCTTCACGAATGTCGCGAATCGTTGGAAGGACATTCTCGACCGGCGGGAGCTGACCGGAGCTTCCCTCCTGCGTTGTCCGGCGCAGCTGGAGCGGATTTCGATCCGGGCGGACGGCGCCATTACGCCGTGCAACCATATTTCCCATATGGTATTGGGGTGGGCTGGAAAAGACCGGATCATCGACGTCTGGCGCAATTCGCCCGTTCTGCTTGAAATGCGTGAACACGACTGCGACCCGGCGGAGACTTTCCCGGTCTGCGCGGAGTGCGGATACAACCGGTATTGCCGTCCGGCGGGCGCCTGCTTCGACCATTGCGGGCGAGCCACGCCCTACTGTTTGAAAAAATATCAGGAGGCAGCTCCCGATTTTGATTTTGAAAGGCTTGAATGGAAGTGA
- a CDS encoding type II secretion system protein GspD has translation MIRTCPLFLLAALAALPLAAAPGDSALTPFYTDSTFNGKLETTARRLPSPGTPRDSNNNDTAGYMDTQVQTQLRLDLGDKVDSVHFIRDNNDPLVVTKTYVLKHAEPYALRTYLREMVQTRRVSGSNTAVECLKFEDGVGLLFVSAEEYRFKDSENGMGIDAIVERLDRPGLLNSSGQPKYVYFPANVPAAVLENMVKKVGMNVSDDPAELIGGKDKVKLDPELNCLFFNTASYSRKNIEEMLRRYDVPLPEIRIRFSVYELYAENDEKLGFDFQAWKNNDGMDFFSTGGRYRDNWAAAYGGTMAEAQGSERTSFYNFNPKWNSRYLDFLASRGKAKIAHSGEVTVRQNTTSTLERLTQLFYMDTTVPAPETEKQSDDWYAKLFDSILAAFSKKEQKTEIATGRDNQESVTRDPNAFGFSLTVKALSIAPEAAMLKLTLKNSSLIGYQSTGAPRIQEGNTVTTDVMVSTARNRFVIGGLEKREIVRGSTGVPFLKDIPGIGYLFQVESESTRKSRMVLVAECEYTEPESVTPEETQQQLNDIRNDVAGAGGRNQYFYGQYGLDR, from the coding sequence ATGATCCGAACCTGTCCCCTGTTCCTGCTTGCCGCTCTCGCCGCCCTGCCGCTCGCCGCGGCGCCGGGAGACTCCGCCTTGACCCCGTTTTACACGGACAGCACCTTCAACGGAAAGCTGGAAACCACTGCACGGCGCCTCCCTTCGCCCGGAACCCCGCGCGACAGCAACAACAACGACACGGCCGGCTACATGGATACGCAGGTGCAGACGCAGCTGCGGCTCGACCTCGGCGACAAAGTCGACAGCGTTCACTTCATCCGCGACAACAACGATCCGCTCGTCGTGACCAAAACCTACGTGCTCAAGCATGCCGAACCGTATGCGCTGCGCACCTATCTGCGCGAGATGGTGCAGACCAGGCGGGTCTCCGGCAGCAATACCGCGGTCGAATGCCTGAAATTCGAGGACGGCGTCGGGCTTCTGTTCGTCTCCGCCGAGGAATACCGTTTCAAGGACAGCGAAAACGGCATGGGCATCGACGCGATCGTCGAGCGGCTCGACAGGCCGGGGCTGCTGAACAGTTCCGGCCAGCCGAAGTACGTCTATTTTCCGGCCAACGTTCCGGCCGCCGTCCTTGAAAACATGGTGAAGAAGGTCGGCATGAACGTTTCCGACGACCCGGCCGAGCTGATCGGCGGCAAAGACAAAGTCAAGCTCGATCCGGAACTGAACTGTCTCTTTTTCAACACTGCGAGCTACTCGCGCAAAAACATCGAGGAGATGCTGCGCCGCTATGACGTTCCGCTCCCGGAAATCCGCATCAGATTCAGTGTCTATGAACTTTACGCCGAAAACGATGAAAAGCTCGGGTTCGACTTCCAGGCCTGGAAGAACAACGACGGCATGGACTTCTTCAGCACCGGCGGCCGCTACCGCGACAACTGGGCCGCGGCCTATGGCGGAACCATGGCGGAGGCGCAGGGATCGGAACGCACGAGCTTCTACAATTTCAACCCGAAGTGGAACTCGCGCTACCTCGACTTTCTCGCCAGCCGGGGAAAAGCGAAGATCGCGCACTCCGGCGAGGTGACGGTGCGCCAGAACACGACGAGCACGCTCGAGCGGCTGACCCAGCTCTTCTATATGGATACGACGGTTCCCGCGCCGGAAACCGAAAAACAGTCCGACGACTGGTATGCGAAGCTGTTCGACTCCATCCTCGCCGCCTTCAGCAAGAAGGAGCAGAAAACCGAAATCGCAACCGGCAGGGACAATCAGGAGAGCGTGACCCGCGATCCGAACGCCTTCGGATTCAGCCTGACGGTGAAGGCGCTCTCCATTGCGCCGGAGGCGGCGATGCTGAAACTTACGCTCAAAAATTCCTCGCTGATCGGTTACCAGTCGACCGGAGCGCCGCGCATCCAGGAGGGGAATACGGTCACAACCGACGTCATGGTCTCGACCGCCCGGAACCGGTTCGTGATCGGCGGCCTGGAGAAGCGCGAGATCGTCCGCGGTTCGACGGGGGTTCCGTTTCTGAAGGACATCCCCGGAATCGGCTACCTGTTCCAGGTCGAATCGGAGTCGACCCGCAAATCCCGGATGGTGCTGGTCGCCGAATGCGAATACACCGAGCCGGAGAGCGTCACGCCGGAAGAAACGCAGCAGCAGTTGAACGACATCCGGAACGACGTCGCCGGCGCCGGCGGCCGGAACCAGTACTTCTACGGCCAGTACGGACTCGACCGGTAA
- the pdxB gene encoding 4-phosphoerythronate dehydrogenase PdxB, which yields MMKLRIVADDKIPFLRGALEPFAEVTYLPGGAIAPADVKNADALITRTRTRCGEALLAGSRVRFIATATIGYDHIDTAYLRRAGIAWRNAPGCNAASVAQYIGSALVSSGVELCGKTLGVIGVGNVGSKVAALGEALGMRVLRNDPPRAEREGSTGFTELPELLAEADFVTIHTPLTRDGAHPTFHLCDAGFPELMRSGAQLFNSGRGEVVDTAALKAALKSGRISAAVLDVWENEPGIDRELLDLVRIGTPHIAGYSTDGKANGTAMAVQAVAAFFGIPGLAEWRPERLPEPETPEIELEMGASVREQVAQALLHTYDIGLDDGKLRSDPAGFEPQRGHYRIRREYPAFRVRGGRPETAAVLKTLGFTLLPQGSACGG from the coding sequence ATGATGAAACTCAGAATTGTTGCCGATGATAAAATCCCGTTTCTGCGCGGAGCGCTTGAACCGTTTGCGGAAGTGACCTACCTGCCGGGCGGTGCGATCGCCCCGGCGGATGTGAAGAATGCGGATGCGTTGATTACCCGGACCCGGACCCGCTGCGGCGAAGCGCTGCTGGCCGGGTCGCGCGTCCGTTTTATTGCGACCGCCACGATCGGTTACGACCATATCGACACGGCGTATCTGCGCCGGGCCGGAATCGCCTGGCGCAATGCGCCGGGCTGCAATGCCGCGAGCGTCGCTCAGTATATCGGCAGCGCCCTGGTTTCGTCCGGAGTGGAATTATGCGGAAAAACGCTCGGCGTGATCGGAGTCGGCAATGTCGGCTCGAAAGTCGCGGCGCTTGGGGAAGCGCTCGGCATGCGGGTGCTGCGGAACGATCCCCCGCGGGCTGAGCGGGAGGGGAGCACGGGATTCACGGAGCTGCCGGAGCTGCTGGCGGAAGCCGATTTCGTGACGATTCACACGCCGCTGACCCGCGACGGCGCTCACCCGACCTTTCATCTCTGCGATGCGGGGTTTCCGGAACTGATGCGGTCGGGGGCGCAGCTGTTCAACAGCGGGCGCGGGGAAGTGGTCGACACGGCCGCCTTGAAGGCGGCGCTGAAGAGCGGCCGAATCTCCGCCGCCGTGCTTGATGTCTGGGAAAACGAACCCGGAATCGACCGTGAGCTGCTGGACCTGGTGCGGATCGGGACGCCTCATATCGCCGGGTATTCGACCGATGGGAAGGCGAACGGGACGGCGATGGCGGTGCAGGCGGTCGCGGCATTCTTCGGCATTCCCGGGCTTGCTGAATGGCGGCCGGAACGGCTGCCGGAGCCGGAAACTCCGGAAATCGAGCTTGAAATGGGCGCTTCCGTGCGGGAGCAGGTTGCGCAGGCACTGCTGCACACATACGATATCGGCCTGGACGACGGGAAGCTGCGGAGTGACCCGGCGGGTTTTGAGCCGCAGCGCGGACATTACCGGATTCGCCGTGAATATCCGGCGTTCCGGGTGAGGGGCGGGAGGCCGGAGACGGCTGCCGTGCTGAAGACGCTCGGGTTTACGCTGTTGCCGCAGGGGAGCGCGTGCGGAGGTTGA
- a CDS encoding prepilin-type N-terminal cleavage/methylation domain-containing protein: protein MRIRKFTLIELLVVIAIIAILAAMLLPALNQARGRAKRIKCAGIQKQYGMAGVFYADSFGGYWVPVSYHSDASTDRIWVNNLAFRQFLGGTLRNIAASGNYVENSTDAGLICPEATSALGSHKIDGLSPIYRSYAVASGDIVISWAGVNGGLGDRIVAYKLSRIVRPAERVAFTDSTDWHVYSSNESKRQRYIQSGEEITGDGNTDIVAFRHGGCTLANVCFMDGHVSTTEHTELTPEYRWGGFHRNNF, encoded by the coding sequence ATGAGAATACGAAAATTTACACTGATCGAATTGCTGGTGGTAATTGCAATCATCGCCATTCTGGCCGCCATGCTGCTTCCGGCCCTGAATCAGGCGCGCGGCCGGGCGAAGCGGATCAAATGCGCCGGCATTCAGAAGCAGTACGGTATGGCGGGTGTGTTTTACGCCGACAGCTTCGGCGGATACTGGGTTCCGGTCAGCTATCATTCCGACGCGTCCACGGACCGGATCTGGGTCAACAATCTGGCGTTCCGGCAGTTCCTGGGCGGAACGCTGCGAAACATTGCCGCCAGCGGCAACTATGTGGAAAACAGCACCGACGCGGGTCTGATCTGCCCCGAAGCGACTTCCGCGCTGGGGAGCCATAAAATTGACGGACTTTCGCCGATTTACCGCAGCTACGCGGTGGCGAGCGGAGACATCGTCATCTCCTGGGCCGGAGTGAACGGCGGGCTGGGCGACCGGATCGTCGCATATAAACTGAGCCGGATCGTCCGTCCCGCCGAGCGGGTCGCCTTCACCGATTCGACGGACTGGCACGTATACAGCTCCAACGAAAGCAAGCGTCAGCGCTATATTCAGAGCGGAGAAGAGATTACGGGAGACGGCAATACCGATATCGTGGCCTTCCGCCACGGCGGCTGCACCCTGGCGAACGTCTGCTTCATGGATGGGCACGTCAGCACGACGGAGCATACGGAACTGACTCCGGAATACCGCTGGGGCGGATTTCACCGGAATAACTTCTGA
- a CDS encoding PqqD family protein, whose amino-acid sequence MTRAGFSAIYRDEKEIGAILFNAETGESYGLNPVAKAIWEGASAGVGREGIFEMLRQRFAGVPESARNDIDELINMLLNKGFLQNVPENNGGI is encoded by the coding sequence ATGACACGGGCCGGTTTTTCGGCAATTTACCGCGATGAAAAGGAGATCGGCGCAATTTTGTTCAACGCCGAAACCGGCGAATCCTACGGGTTGAATCCCGTGGCGAAAGCCATCTGGGAAGGCGCTTCGGCCGGGGTCGGGCGGGAAGGTATCTTCGAGATGCTGCGGCAGCGGTTCGCCGGAGTCCCGGAATCCGCCCGGAACGATATCGACGAGTTGATCAATATGCTGTTGAACAAAGGATTTTTACAGAACGTACCCGAAAACAATGGAGGAATATGA